A genomic region of Xanthomonas campestris pv. phormiicola contains the following coding sequences:
- a CDS encoding 3-deoxy-D-manno-octulosonic acid kinase, whose product MVAFDATEALTPYREGRGYGAILFDRQRLRQAEPALFSAAHWAERARPVDEGGRGGAWFVDAPFGACVLRQYRRGGLVAKLSRDRYLWSGADRTRSFAEFRLMRALIARKLPVPRPLAACYLRQGLRYRAAILMERLEGVRSLADRAHVAGRGAPWEETGRLVARFHRAGLDHADLNAHNILFDGNGRGWLIDFDRGVLRIPATRWRERNLKRLHRSLLKLRGERSVDEVNKDYARLRRAYDLAWNRGY is encoded by the coding sequence ATGGTTGCATTCGACGCCACCGAAGCGCTGACGCCGTACCGCGAGGGCCGCGGCTATGGCGCCATTCTGTTCGACCGCCAACGGCTGCGGCAAGCCGAGCCGGCGCTGTTCTCCGCGGCCCACTGGGCCGAGCGCGCGCGGCCGGTGGACGAGGGCGGCCGCGGCGGCGCCTGGTTCGTCGATGCCCCGTTCGGCGCCTGCGTGCTGCGCCAGTACCGGCGCGGCGGCCTGGTCGCCAAGCTCAGCCGCGATCGCTACCTGTGGTCCGGCGCCGACCGTACCCGCAGCTTCGCCGAGTTCCGGCTGATGCGCGCGTTGATCGCGCGCAAGCTGCCGGTGCCGCGGCCGCTGGCCGCCTGCTACCTGCGCCAGGGGCTGCGCTACCGCGCCGCGATCCTGATGGAAAGGCTGGAAGGGGTGCGCTCGCTGGCCGACCGCGCGCATGTCGCCGGGCGCGGCGCGCCGTGGGAGGAGACCGGGCGGCTGGTCGCGCGCTTCCACCGCGCCGGGCTGGATCACGCCGATCTCAACGCGCACAACATCCTGTTCGACGGCAACGGCCGCGGCTGGCTGATCGATTTCGACCGCGGCGTGCTGCGCATCCCGGCCACGCGCTGGCGCGAGCGCAACCTCAAGCGCCTGCACCGCTCGCTGCTGAAGCTGCGCGGCGAGCGCAGCGTGGACGAGGTCAACAAGGACTACGCGCGCCTGCGCCGCGCCTACGACCTGGCCTGGAACCGGGGCTACTGA
- a CDS encoding glycosyltransferase family 9 protein — translation MAATLPSLCLLRLSALGDVTHVVPLVRTLQRAWPAAPPLHWIIDKAGHRLLDGLPGVIFHDYDKRSGLAGMRALRRDLPAQGFDALLQMQVALRANVLSAFVRARRRIGYDRSRSKDLHGLFVNERIPDRPGIHVLDAIGSFCEPLGLRQSEVRWDLPIPDDAHAWAQAQWPEDGRPALLISPCSSHVRRNWYADRYAAVADHAAAQGWRVVLCGGRSDLERSSADAIVAAMRAPVLDLVGRDTLKQLPALLQRAALVMTPDSGPMHIANAVGSKVLGLHAASNPRRSGPYSDIRYCVDKYDAAARKFLGKPAEHLKWGSKIEVDAVMALIGVDDAIAAFERYRADQGM, via the coding sequence ATGGCAGCAACGCTCCCTTCGCTGTGCCTGTTGCGCCTGTCGGCGCTGGGGGACGTGACCCATGTGGTGCCGCTGGTCCGCACTCTGCAGCGCGCCTGGCCCGCCGCGCCGCCGCTGCACTGGATCATCGACAAGGCCGGGCACAGGCTGCTCGACGGCCTGCCCGGAGTGATTTTCCACGACTACGACAAGCGCAGCGGCCTGGCCGGCATGCGCGCGCTGCGCCGCGACCTGCCGGCGCAGGGCTTCGATGCGCTGCTGCAGATGCAGGTGGCGCTGCGCGCCAACGTGCTGTCCGCGTTCGTGCGCGCGCGCCGCCGCATCGGCTACGACCGCAGCCGCTCCAAGGACCTGCACGGCCTGTTCGTCAACGAGCGCATCCCCGACCGCCCCGGCATCCACGTGCTCGACGCGATCGGCAGCTTCTGCGAACCGCTGGGCCTGCGCCAGAGCGAGGTGCGCTGGGACCTGCCGATTCCCGACGACGCGCACGCCTGGGCGCAGGCGCAATGGCCCGAGGATGGCCGCCCGGCGCTGCTGATCTCGCCCTGCTCCAGCCACGTGCGCCGCAATTGGTACGCCGACCGCTACGCCGCGGTCGCCGACCACGCCGCCGCGCAGGGCTGGCGGGTGGTGCTGTGCGGCGGGCGCAGCGACCTGGAGCGCAGCAGCGCCGATGCCATCGTCGCGGCGATGCGCGCGCCGGTGCTGGACCTGGTCGGGCGCGACACGCTCAAGCAGCTGCCGGCGCTGCTGCAGCGCGCCGCGCTGGTGATGACTCCCGACTCCGGCCCGATGCACATCGCCAATGCCGTGGGCAGCAAGGTGCTGGGCCTGCACGCGGCCAGCAACCCGCGCCGCAGCGGCCCGTATTCGGACATCCGCTACTGCGTGGACAAGTACGACGCGGCGGCGCGCAAGTTCCTCGGCAAACCGGCCGAACACCTGAAATGGGGCAGCAAGATCGAAGTCGACGCGGTGATGGCGCTGATCGGCGTGGACGACGCGATCGCCGCGTTCGAGCGCTACCGCGCCGACCAGGGCATGTAA
- a CDS encoding DUF2798 domain-containing protein, which translates to MSRSPRFFPRKLHPRHAGWVMPLLLSILMTCVVSMISTLRTVGLAPGVYALWLGAWALSWLIAFPTLLLALPLVRRLTALLVARA; encoded by the coding sequence ATGTCCCGTTCCCCTCGGTTTTTCCCGCGCAAGCTGCATCCCCGCCATGCCGGCTGGGTGATGCCGCTATTGTTGTCGATCCTGATGACCTGCGTGGTCTCGATGATCAGTACCCTGCGCACGGTCGGCCTGGCGCCGGGCGTGTACGCGCTGTGGCTGGGCGCCTGGGCGTTGTCGTGGCTGATCGCCTTCCCCACCCTGCTGCTGGCGTTGCCGCTGGTGCGGCGGCTGACCGCACTCCTGGTCGCCCGCGCCTGA
- a CDS encoding DUF6165 family protein, protein MSEILVPVSFGELLDKIAILQIKSERIGDAAKLANVRAELSALEKTWMAHPAASGDVARLRLELKAVNERLWVIEDEIRIKEKAQAFDEEFIKLARSVYYENDERARIKKEINLALGSSYVEEKSYQDYRGAAS, encoded by the coding sequence ATGTCCGAAATCCTCGTCCCCGTGTCCTTCGGCGAACTGCTCGACAAGATCGCCATCCTGCAGATCAAGTCCGAGCGCATCGGCGATGCGGCCAAGCTGGCCAACGTGCGCGCGGAGCTGTCGGCGCTGGAAAAGACCTGGATGGCGCATCCGGCCGCCAGCGGCGACGTCGCCCGCCTGCGCCTGGAGCTGAAGGCGGTCAACGAGCGCCTGTGGGTGATCGAGGACGAGATCCGGATCAAGGAGAAGGCGCAGGCCTTCGACGAGGAATTCATCAAGCTCGCCCGCAGCGTGTACTACGAGAACGACGAGCGCGCGCGGATCAAGAAGGAGATCAACCTGGCGCTGGGCTCCAGCTACGTCGAAGAGAAGTCCTACCAGGACTACCGCGGCGCGGCGTCCTGA
- a CDS encoding protein phosphatase 2C domain-containing protein, translating to MIEFGHLTHVGLRRELNEDTYYGDNELGLWLVADGMGGHACGEVASALAREAIVREVRSGTPLAQAIRIADEEIIRASRRRNDTLPMGTTVVAARVQGNRFEVAWVGDSRAYLWRDGKLAQLSQDHSYVQELIAQGALTAEQARAHPHRNVVTQALGVTDPLHLNVATMTGELRPGMQLLLCSDGLTEEVDDPGIAATLGYDDCSAQECVDTLVAAALDGGGSDNITAILVRCH from the coding sequence ATGATCGAATTCGGACACCTCACCCACGTCGGCCTGCGCCGCGAACTCAACGAGGACACCTATTACGGCGACAACGAGCTCGGCCTGTGGCTGGTCGCCGACGGCATGGGCGGCCATGCCTGCGGCGAGGTGGCCAGCGCGCTGGCGCGCGAGGCCATCGTCCGCGAGGTGCGCAGCGGCACGCCGCTGGCGCAGGCGATCCGCATCGCCGACGAAGAGATCATCCGCGCCTCGCGCCGGCGCAACGACACCTTGCCGATGGGCACCACCGTGGTCGCCGCGCGCGTGCAGGGCAACCGCTTCGAGGTGGCCTGGGTCGGCGACAGCCGCGCCTACCTGTGGCGCGACGGCAAGCTGGCCCAGCTCAGCCAGGACCACAGCTACGTGCAGGAACTGATCGCGCAGGGCGCGCTGACCGCCGAGCAGGCGCGCGCGCACCCGCACCGCAACGTGGTCACCCAGGCGCTGGGCGTGACCGATCCGCTGCACCTCAACGTGGCCACGATGACCGGCGAACTGCGCCCGGGCATGCAGTTGTTGCTGTGCAGCGACGGGCTGACCGAGGAAGTGGACGACCCCGGCATCGCCGCCACGCTCGGCTACGACGACTGCAGCGCGCAGGAATGCGTGGACACGCTGGTGGCGGCCGCGCTGGACGGCGGCGGCTCGGACAACATCACCGCGATCCTGGTGCGCTGCCACTGA
- the dnaQ gene encoding DNA polymerase III subunit epsilon: MRQIILDTETTGLEWKKGNRVVEIGAVELLERRPSGRNFHRYLRPDCDFEPGAQEVTGLTLEFLADKPEFYEVVDEFLAFIDGAELIIHNASFDLGFLDYELSRLGDSYGRVLDRATVIDTLLLARERFPGQRNSLDALCKRLGVDNSHRQLHGALLDAQILSDVYIALTSGQEEIGFALADERGNHADGQRAVFDMATLLPRPRVLPTASELEAHQARLEKLRKKAGRALWDAAEPALAEAVAG, encoded by the coding sequence ATGCGTCAGATCATCCTCGATACCGAAACCACTGGCCTGGAATGGAAGAAGGGCAACCGCGTCGTCGAAATCGGCGCGGTGGAACTGCTCGAGCGCCGCCCCAGCGGGCGCAACTTCCACCGCTACCTGCGCCCGGACTGCGACTTCGAACCCGGCGCGCAGGAAGTCACCGGCCTGACCCTGGAATTCCTCGCCGACAAGCCGGAGTTCTACGAGGTGGTGGACGAGTTCCTGGCGTTCATCGACGGCGCCGAGCTGATCATCCACAACGCCTCGTTCGATCTGGGCTTCCTCGACTACGAACTGTCGCGGCTGGGCGACTCTTACGGGCGCGTCCTCGACCGCGCCACGGTCATCGACACGCTGCTGCTGGCGCGCGAGCGCTTCCCGGGCCAGCGCAATTCGCTGGACGCGCTGTGCAAGCGGCTGGGTGTGGACAACTCGCACCGGCAACTGCACGGCGCGCTGCTCGATGCGCAGATCCTCAGCGATGTCTACATCGCGCTGACCTCGGGGCAGGAGGAGATCGGCTTCGCCCTGGCCGACGAGCGCGGCAACCACGCCGATGGTCAACGCGCGGTGTTCGACATGGCGACGTTGCTGCCGCGGCCGCGGGTGCTGCCGACCGCATCGGAACTGGAGGCGCACCAGGCGCGGCTGGAAAAGCTGCGCAAGAAGGCCGGACGCGCGCTGTGGGACGCCGCCGAGCCGGCGCTCGCCGAGGCCGTGGCTGGCTGA
- the rnhA gene encoding ribonuclease HI yields the protein MKTVDIHTDGACLGNPGPGGWAALLRYKGLEREVAGAEAHTTNNRMELMAAIMALETLSEPCQIVLHTDSQYVRQGITEWMPGWVRRHWKTAGGDPVKNRDLWERLHAAAQRHTIDWRWVKGHSGDPDNERVDVLARNQALRVRAGGAAVAS from the coding sequence ATGAAGACTGTTGATATCCATACCGACGGCGCCTGCCTCGGCAATCCCGGCCCCGGCGGCTGGGCCGCGCTGCTGCGCTACAAGGGCCTGGAGCGCGAAGTCGCCGGCGCCGAGGCGCATACCACCAACAACCGCATGGAGCTGATGGCCGCGATCATGGCGCTGGAGACGCTCAGCGAGCCGTGCCAGATCGTGCTGCATACCGATTCGCAGTACGTGCGCCAGGGCATCACCGAATGGATGCCGGGCTGGGTGCGGCGGCACTGGAAGACCGCCGGTGGCGATCCGGTCAAGAACCGCGACCTGTGGGAGCGGCTGCACGCCGCCGCGCAGCGGCACACGATCGACTGGCGCTGGGTCAAGGGCCATAGCGGCGATCCGGACAACGAGCGGGTGGACGTGCTGGCGCGCAACCAGGCGCTGCGGGTGCGCGCCGGCGGCGCCGCGGTCGCGTCCTGA
- a CDS encoding class I SAM-dependent methyltransferase translates to MPATPFPRQAAVSSWFDTAVAQQLLQAEQPLILEALLGRPAQPWLWLAPVPFAPLARELPGRGVRLHRTVRGYAGDLVCRLPLPLPSESVNAIVLQHVLGADAAALLEECERVLLPGGRLWLFALNAVSPYRLRWRRQGLVARPPGSWRGLLEQVGLPCTDPLRYLGPVWPTRSGVGSATSGAPLRAVCLLQAEKRTAAGIGPIPLRAPVRWRGSAASI, encoded by the coding sequence ATGCCTGCCACCCCGTTCCCTCGTCAAGCCGCCGTCTCATCCTGGTTTGATACGGCGGTGGCACAGCAACTGCTGCAGGCCGAGCAGCCGTTGATCCTGGAGGCCTTGCTCGGACGCCCCGCGCAGCCCTGGTTGTGGCTGGCGCCGGTGCCGTTCGCGCCGCTGGCGCGCGAGCTGCCGGGGCGCGGCGTACGCCTGCATCGCACCGTGCGCGGCTATGCCGGCGACCTGGTGTGCCGGCTGCCGCTGCCGCTGCCCTCGGAAAGCGTCAACGCGATCGTGCTGCAGCATGTGCTCGGCGCCGACGCCGCGGCGTTGCTGGAAGAATGCGAGCGGGTGCTGCTGCCGGGCGGGCGGCTGTGGCTGTTCGCGCTCAACGCGGTGAGCCCGTACCGGCTGCGCTGGCGCCGGCAGGGCCTGGTGGCGCGGCCGCCGGGTAGCTGGCGCGGCCTGCTGGAGCAGGTCGGGCTGCCATGCACCGACCCGCTGCGCTATCTGGGTCCGGTCTGGCCGACCCGCAGCGGCGTCGGCTCGGCGACCTCCGGCGCGCCGCTGCGTGCGGTGTGCCTGCTGCAGGCGGAAAAACGCACGGCCGCCGGCATCGGTCCCATTCCGTTGCGCGCGCCGGTACGCTGGCGCGGTTCGGCCGCCTCCATCTGA